The genomic DNA AGGGCCACCCAGTTACATACAGCACACGCTGATACAAGAGTGAATAGCTTAGTTATTACTCAGCTCAGTGAGGGACTCTGCTGGACAGAGATCAGATAGCTGGATGTCAATGCTGGACAGCGAGGTTATCTTTACCTACAAGCACAACATTAATCATTAACTTTACACATCATTTTACACTGCACTGAAACTTGTGACTGTGAGGGTCGTATGCACCATGGTAGTACAATTGTTCAAGAAATTGTATGTTTGTGCCTGTTGGAGGAGAACTGTTTTGGTCTTAGAAAACAAATTCAGATTATATGATCCCACTGGTGCCTTCAGGCTGCATGTGACACAGCTCCAGTGGCTGACTGCACTGATCTCAGCAGGCCTCACTGTTATAGATGTTGCATAACAGTGCatcactgcagcatcactgtGGTTTTATTGTTTCTAAAGGCATGATGGTGTTCTACTGtcaatgtttgtatttttctggcATTGCCTGAAGATGGGCAGTTCTCACAGATGCACTGAGTTTATAATACGAACAGACAGTACACTCACAGGAATATGTCAGAGGAAGTTCCCTGATCCTGACCCTTTTTTAAATTGCGCAACAAAGGTCTTAACTAATCATTTAAGCTCATAGTGAGTCATAGCTAAAAAGAAAAgtgccattggtgtgtatttatttttagactttagactAAAACTTAGAACTGCACATTAAAAAGATAATATTGCATAAATCATTAGAATACTTCTAACAGACCAATTGAGTGGAATAAAGTTACCCAGTTTCATTCTGTGGAAAGATACATTTCATAACTTAATGCtagattttaattatttttgccATGAGCTACGAGCACATGTGGTTGTGATCAAGTGCTATTTATTACGTGAAACACATTTAGCATTACATGATAGGCCACAGCATCTCTGACATGAACGtcttttttaacatgtttctctttcctccagctccagacTGCCATGTGACAGCGAAACCTGAGGACTcagactgctgctctgtggtaAGTGAATATTTCATGTGATTTTCCCTACAGATACTGTCCCATATACAGTCTATTTATGTATCATCACAATGGATATATACTCTCATGTCTgccacagcagctgcaacatGATGCCACCAGTGACCACCAGGTGGGGCTGATACATTATTTTATTAGTTAACCAAACAGTCACAAcagtcagagaaaaacaagtccAGACAAGTTGCATTTCACTTCTCATAGTAATGGTCATATTGGCATCATATTTGCAttgtaaatgtatatttttcaaAAGTGCATTGTGATTTAGAAATGTAAGAGGCCACCCAAATTTGTGTTAAGAGCCACCTGTGCTTCAGTATGATCGCCTGTCTGATACGATGACTGCACTGTGCTGTAGGACAGCAGGAGCTACTTAGTGTCTGCCATCGTGTTCATGTAGTCAGGTGACAGATGGATTTAGATTTATCATTCAGGAGATTAGAACATGACATGATGTGTCATAATCCAGGGAAGGAcaaaatgagagaggagagagacagaaggaagagaagaagatggaTTGAGATGTGTAAGAACGCTGATTGAAAGGCAAGAGGGGAGAGGGTTAGAAAACGAGAACGGGTGAAGGGTGAGagaatgatgaaaatgatgagagagggaaagagagagaggcataaAGGGACAGGGAGAGAAATATATGTTCAGGATGAAATTAGTATGAGAGCGTTCAAGTGCAGAAAATACTCATTTCTTtattgtgtgtctctgtctcagtccTGGGTGAGTGTCATAGCTGTAAaccaaaaagtaaataaattaCAGCATATTACAGAAACAAATGATcccttttgtctctttctctcactaATTGGTGTACTGTAACTAAGTGGTTCCTGTTtgtcaggaaaaaaataaatatttgctaCATagaaaaatcagcattttctgtTTATGAAAGAACCAGTGGTGTAGTTCACAGTGAAATTATATGAAACATAAGAAGGTAGAAAAAGTATTAGAATACACAATGCTAAATAATAAACCAGTGATGAGAAAACATGGGAGAGAATGTGTTTATGGCAGTACTGGTAGATGCTaacaataatgtgtttttgtcacaaaTACCTGATAAATCCTTGAAAGGTTTAGTTTGGCTTTCACCCATTATACTACAGGATGTACAATAACAGAGGAAGGTTGACATAACTGATGTCCTTCTGCCTTCAGCAGTACGAGGACCCATGCAAGCAGAAGAACAAGTCGGGGGGAAGTGAAAtggagaaaacaggaagtcaggtCCTGGATTCCATCTGCATCAGTGAGGCAGAGAAACAGGCCGTTCTCACCCTCATTAGAGAGGAGGTACACACTTTATCACGCTCACCCAACAAGATATGCACCATCAGCGTGTTTACTTTAGCCCAAGTGGATCATTTGAGTGTTTGACAAGGTTTTCTTTGAGTCCAGCTCACAGCAGTCATGTCTGTTTAGATCATCACTAAAGAGGTGGAAGCCCACGACTGGAAGGCGAAGTTCGAGGCCAGCAGACAAGAAGTTGCTGAGATGAGGTTAGGAAACCTGCCTTTCTCTTATTTATTACAGAGGGGGATTTTTGTTCTGTGCAAGAAGTTACATCGCATTGTAGAATCCCAAAACACTCGTTTGTGacttctttgtctttctgaatAATAGGGTCTTTGGGTTTTAAACTGTATTAGTGCAGCGATGTTAATGTTATCTTTAAAGCCATGGTAAGGTTAAGTTAGactgtcttgtgttttgtcaAATTGCAGGAAGATTGTTGCAGAATATGAGAAGACGATTGCTCAGATGATTGGTGAGTAGAAATGTTAAGATTCAGTCTACCAGAACATTTGAACTGTGTGCTACAGAGCAGATGAAGTTGTTTAAGCACTCCACCATGATCTCTTCTCCTTTGCTTTTCTCAGAGGACGAGCAGCGCAACAACAGCAGTTCCCAGAAGGCTTTGCACGCTGTGACGATGGAGAAGGAGGCCGCCCTGGCAGACCTGAACTCCGTGGAGCGCTCTCTTTCTGACGTGTTTCGGCGTTATGAAAATATGAAGAGCACCCTGGAGGGCTTTAAGAAAGTAAGGGGGTCATAGGAAAAGTTCATGGAAAGTTTCAGGAGCTGAGGTGATCGGCTCATAGCAGCACAAATTGGAGGGATGTAAGAGGATTAAGATCAGAATAAGGTTGGAAGGTATCGTGTGATTAGGGGCAGTGGTCACCTAGCGCTCAGACATGCTGGGGTTTATGTAGAAGGTCATTAAATAAATCTGGACCTCAACTCAGTGAATAACACACAGATCTCTTGCTCAACAACTGCCGCAAAAATCAACGCATTATTCAAGCAGTTTACCCCCAAATCTTGACCCCCAGTTGACCCACAGCTGGTTTGGAGCAGCTGCTCGTGGGCGAGCAGGAAGCTGTGGTTGTTAAATGTGTGCAACTTCAGGAATTCAGAAAGATTAGAAGGAGAAGAGCTTCCAGCATTGAGAAGAAATATCCACGAGTAAGAAAAGGTTCAAAGAATAGTTTAAGATTGAAGACAAGTAGCAGGATGCGCAGTGTTTCATCGGCTTTCTCGCGCTGTGAAGAATAGATGAATAACACCGCGGTGGTTCTTTTTTTCCCCGTACAGAATGAAGAGGTGCTGAAGAAGTGCGCTCAGGAGTATTTGGCCAGAGTcaagcaggaggagcagagataCCAGACCCTGAAACTCCATGCTGAGGAGAAACTAGACAAGTGCGTGGAGACTGAAAGGAAATACGATTTACCTGTCAAGTCGGTTATAATAACTGAGTATTTTTGCAGGTTTAAAACATCTGTTGATTTCCCTCATTCCACATATCTCTCAGGGCCAATGAGGAGATCGCTCAGGTGCGCGTGAAGGCGAGCTCAGAGAACATGGCGCTGACCGCCAGTTTGAGGAAGGAGCAGATGAAGAATGACTCTCTGGAAcaagctctgcagcagaaggTAACAGACACCCACCGTCCTCCATGCTTATTCTACAGCCTGAATTGTAGGACATACTTAGGACATATTTACCATTAACACTCTGTAATTCAGTATATAGAGATGTATTAACTTGAACTAtccatttttttgtgttgtcaTAGAATCAAGAGATCGAGGAACTCACCAAGATCTGCGATGAGCTTATTGCCAAAATGGGAAAAGTAGACTGAGAGACACTCCCTGTGAATCAGCCAGTACCGTCCCTCCAGTCCTCCCTAACAGTGACACCCTGTGCATGCCCCCAGCCGAGAAGCAGCTCTCACAGCCTCTGCCAGCCCTGCTGCACAGAGACTGCTTATGTACAGATGTCAAAGTAACTTCCTGTATACTACACTTGCACTACTTTTGACCAGAATCAAGAAGAGTCTGTACGTGCTAATTATTTTCTGAGTTGGGACTGTTACATGTATGTGGTCAcgttgttttgtttgctttttggaGGCCATCTGGGCCTCTTATGCTACGCCCATCATGCCAGTGAACAGCAACCTGCTTGTGACTCAACTTAAATTCCCAGCAGCTTAACTGCTAAATTCCCAGCAAGTCCTCCAGCGGGATGACGTCATGCAGGCTGGGGTTGTTTTAGAGGTACATGTAGGCGCACAGCATATTTCAGCGGGCTGCGACAAGGATTGTTTTACATTAAGGCAACAAtccataaaatgtatttttctatgAAGCAAACAAggattttactttgaaagggCAAAGCTCAGGAGTATTGTGTGGGGAAGATTGAGGTCAGAGTTAAAGTCAAGCTGCACAAGAACTGGAGGAAAGGATCTTAGGATTGTTTGAGGGAATATAGTCGACCTCAGAGACTTTGATTTGTTCAGGAGCGTCATTGAAATCACAATGAGTCTCGACCCAATGTCAGCGAAACTAAAGCTGGAAGTAATTCATAGCGTTTGCTTTACCTGGTTTACACTGTGACACAGAGAATCAATCACAGAGAAGTATAATAGCCTGACAATCATAGACTTTGCTGTCATCGTATAAACTTTGTGGCATTATCTTGTCTGATGCACAAAGTGTTTAAAAAGACTTTATCCTGAAGTTTAAAGCGGTACGTTAATCATCCCGTGTTGACAAACCTGGACAACTGGAAAAAGTTCAAACATGGTGACTCTATATTTTGGTTGAAGACAATTAAACTGTTAAAAGAGAGGCAAGAGCTGCAAtatgacagtgttttttttaaaaccatcaCTGTGTCATGGATTGAGTTAGCAGTAATCACATTTACCTCTCAGCACAATGGAAACTAAGAGTTTGATGGCTTTATAAGAGGTTTTATCTGTTGCTTATGTGTGGTGAAGGTGTGAGTATTTACAGCCCTATTCTAATTATTCTACAGATAAATCTGTTTCTGTGCGTGATCATTTTTATAGCATCATATTTCACAGAACGCAGGTTGTTTTCTTAACACACCAGTAAACGAGTTGTGTCTTGCTCAGTGTTTTAGACAAGTGTTTCAGAACAGGTTCTAATGTGAGAGTTGAGTTTTGGTtctgataaaagaaaaaattgaaagctttttttctACAGAAGAATTTTTCTTTCCATGTAAAAAAGTTTGCTTAATGTCAAAGCTTATGAAGTCTCAGCACAACTACTGTTTGCCTCAATGTGATACAGTTTAAAAGTTGCAAATCTGTTATTTTAATCAGGCAATGTTTGATCAAAGATGCTGAAACAAGACTGTAAATCTGATCATTTTGTTCAAATTTTTGGTTCTTGACAGTTTTTAATactcagtttaaaaaaaaattaatttcactCAGCCTGTTTACCACCATGTAAAACATTTATGACACAAACCCACTGCTGTGCCACACTTTATATTTGTTCCACTCTGATGTCACGTTATCTCTAATATTGTTTTGCcacttcagcttctttctttgattattgtttgtatttgtaaatCAGAAACGGGGATTTCAGATTCATGTTGACACATTGGGGACTAAGTGTACTTTTGCctgaataaacataaatataattTGTTCTACTTTAAGTTTTGCTTGTCTTTTGTGTTCTTTTGGTTTATCATGATTAcgtgtgtgttgtttgtcatATATGTGTCATGACCTCAGTGCTGGTGATGATGCACTTTGTTTACATCAGCCTTCCCGGCACACACGTCCCAGCTGATGCGGCGACATGAGCGAATGATGACCTTGAGCTCTTTTTGGCAGCTTCAGCGTTATTCTTCATCCACGTTTGTTGCACCCAAACAGTCAGTAATTCCAAAAAACGTGTTGTTGGATCAACACTGTAACAAGTGACCTCAAAATACTGTTAATCGCAACAGTGATACTTACACACTGAACTGTAAGTGTCTCCCTGTTAAAGCTCGCTCACTTAAGTCCATTACCGCAGGGTGCTGGCTGTGCAGCATCGATGCAGATTACAGAGATAAAACTTTAATGCCTAAAccccctcctgctccacctcaaCCCCTGCTGTCCCCTCCGTCCGAGCCTCCTCTCAGCTCATCCACTCTCCCTCTGGACTCTTGAAGACACGGTGACCCATCAGCCAGCTGCCATGAAGACCGTTCTCGCCCTGCTGTTGCTCATCTCTCTGGCCTGCCACAGTAAGTTTTCTACAACACTGATACCGACACTGGATTTGGGCTTTTCAGCAGTGGGGAAGGATTTAGTTGATTAGCAGCTGGCAGACTCTTTGCTGAGAGGTTACAGAAGCACTGTGATACAGAGGATCCAGGATTTTTCTGTCCTAAAAGCAGACCTTTGTGGAAGATTAATTTTCCAAAGGCCAGCACATTTTGGAACACTTTTCACATAAATCTGCCACAGATTTAAACTCGCAACGTGTCCATGATGTACATATCAACTAAATCAGCAATAAATTCAGCCTGCATGGTGGAAAAATCCATACGCTCGTGCAATCTAACAGCTTCTTGTGACATACAGCAGCTACGATCGTGTGCAAATGTGTTCCAGTCATAAATTTGAGTCATGTGTGGATTTCTGCTCAAAATAGCTGCAAgcgtgtgcaggtgtgtgtgcaggcgtgtgtgtgtggatgcacagTGGCACAAACAATTCGTAAGAACAGGTTGTGCGACTCCATGCTTACACCCGGCTGTGAATATGCATGCTCAGTCTCAAGTCAGGTGCTCTCTCTTGTTCTGTCTGTAAAGGCCACGCCCTCAAATGTCACACATGCGTGGCGTCCAATGAGGACGACTGCAACCGACAGGGCTCCACCTCCTGCCCTCAGTACGCCGACGCCTGCTCCACCATCACAGGACCCAGTGAGTAAATACTCACCCAGGAAAACATGCAACAGGAGTATGATGTGGTTGAATCCAGTATTGTAAAGACCTCACTAGAGGTCAGCATAACACAGCTGCTCATGTCACAAAATCAAACCTCTGTCTTattctgtctgtttatgtgtgagcgagtgtgtgatCACGAAGCCAGCCTTTCATTATTTGAGGTGGCTGGATGTTTTCCCAGCAGTTTATGATAACCACAGACCCCTGTGTgcccatatgtgtgtgtgtgtgtgaagaagagTGGGAGTGTGGGAGGGAGTTCATCGGGTTCACGGCGTCATACCAAGTTAAAACATGGCCTTCAATCGCTTCAAAGCAACTTAAGTGTGAATGTCTGCCGCCGTCAcgcttccctctctgtctcgcCCTCCCTCCAGACACCGTGATGAAGTCGTGCACATACAAGAGTTTCTGCGACAAGGCTCATGGCAGCACCTCAGGAGCCAAGATGGAATGTTGTTTTGGCGACGACTGCAACGGGCCCCACAGGAGCCGCAGCCACGGGGACCACCACCACAGCGGTGCAGGGGCCCTGGCCTCCAGCCCCGTCCTGCTGGTCACTGCCCTACTGCTGCGTGCGGCCTTCAGTCAGCTGTGAgcacctccacctctctttcCCTGCGGTgattcatcacctcctcctcatctgttTAATCCAATCATTTGCTACGTTGTCCAAACATCCACCCTCTCCTCTTTGTCACTGTGCCCCTCAGAGATTTTTATTCAAAAAAGGAGTTGTGGAGAGTTTCAGAAAAGTGTTTCTAAAGACTGCTTCGGTGCACTGAAGGTCTGACCCAAAAATACAAGCTTCAAGTCAACGCCTTTTGTTGTGTCATTCTTTTTTATCATCATCAAAAACTTGAATAGCAGCATCATTATCTCTTACGGTATGTTCACTTTCAGGTCGTGTAAAGtgacacatgcatacaaagtGAAGTGCACCTACCCATGACTCGGGTGTGGTTTTGGTAGGTGCTCGGGTGCCTCAGTAGGGAGCATAGTGCACAGCTCGCTTGACACCATAGAACCACATTATTCACCTGTGTTGTTGTCATGGGGACCAGAATGGAAACTCTGAGTATTTTAACACCACAGTCTCGGCAAAATGTTGTGGTCACAGTGTGTTTAGTGCTCgaattgttcattttttttgtgcatgCAAGCTTGTCTGAATAAAGATACAATCACGCccttacttgtgtgtgtgtgcggtatgtgtttgtgtgtgggtaaGATGGCCCTGGTGTGATATTTGACACCCCACACTTGACCTTTAAAAGCCAGAGAcaacaaatgtgtgtttatattgatgatgattgtgaaagcacacatacagtagaggGAAAATAGTCTCTGATTTTTTTAGTAGAAACAGAGGGGGCTCTGTGGAAACTTCAGGACTTCCTTCTGCAACTGTGTAACTTGAATCCTGTGCAGTCGCCACAGGATATGAAATCAGCGAGGTAAGTCTCCCTCCTCAGGCAGGTCATATGACATGCAACCACTTCCTCTTAACAGGCCACAAATtttaccaaaagaaaaaaacacaaacccaGAATCACTCCTGTACATGCAGATATCTCATATTTCAGCACTTATGAAGGTGACAGGCTTCGCGGAGGAAGGCAGCACACATGGAAAACTAAAGCCAGATTCTTGACGAGACGTTAGTTTTGAAAGCAGGAGGTCAGGTCAGTTCATCCTCCGAGCTCGCTTTCTATCTCTCAGGAGTTTCATCACAGGACTCGAGATGTGGTCACCTTTGTCTAAAGGTGGAAAACCAGTGAAGCAACACTGAAGTACTGTATTTAAGTTGGTTACAGTCTGAGGTTcttttcacactgcagctttcGTCTGATGTTGAAGCTGCTACTTCGCATGTTAAGATTTTATATAAAACCATAAAACAAGCTCAGAAAATAAGATGCATTGCTTAGGTTTAAACCATGATGCAGTCAAACCAAGTATCACCTGGATACAGTATTAAAACACGGGTTATTCTATATATTACCCTCTGACAGGGCCCACACCTGCATCAGTTGTAACACTTGAATTTTCTCCAGTAGCTTTGAGTGACAACCCTCAACCTCATCATGCTACTACTTGCTTACTAAGCTGGCTTTGaggtttcatgtgttttttttctctctctctctctctgatggtAAATTGAAACTGATTTATGTTTGAACtatatttgtttgctttgctcAGAGGTGTCGCTTCATGGTATTCATACTGGTTGTAAGGTCACTGGCTGTGTATGACAAAAGGGAATCTCAGACAGCCTTTGACCAAGATCATTTCAGTAAAACTGTTCAGGCTAAAACTGTGAAGTAACTGACCGCTAAATAAGATGCAGCTAAAACAGGACAGCACATcagcttattttattttatttcattattattttattattattatcattatttatttatttattttgcagtgttaTAAGCATAAAGCTTATTGGTTAatttagaaatgtgtttttctggtaGTATATTCGCATAAAACATCCTATTTGCACAAACAGAAGACAAGTAGCTGTGATTTCTGGgctaagataaaaaaaaaatgctttaaaaaataaacattatgtAATGTAAGTACACCTAACCTCCAcctctttatttacatttagtACAAATGTGACTACAAGACTAAGTTTTGCACCAACATTTAGAGGAAACACACAATTTagagaaactgaaactgaaaatttgtcattttcttttaaacGCTTAAGAACTTTTAGAGTTTGTTTTGGATTCCTTAAATCGTGGGCACGGCCCTGCTTTCTGTGGAGTACTTATACCTTTTGCTTTCCCACTGCTTCTTTAACACTTAAGATCTTTCCGTACAGGACGTTATGTTTCTTGGCACCACTGCTTTTGGCTCATCATCTCGCACctgtcacacactcacctcACATGACATATTTATGAATGACACTGTTCTTCTCCGTGTTCCTGCTCATCCAGGCTGACACCTGGTTTACAGTTCCAGCTGTCATTTATAAGTCTGATGCGTCTGACtctgctgcgtgtgtgcgtgagtttCTGTGTGCGCGTTTGACCAACTTCTCAGGTTGCCACCTGAGAGGAGAGCTAACGTCTCACGTGCAGCTGCAGCGCgcgttttattttattttgtaaaaaggCTTCAGCGAAAAGCGCACGAGCTGCTAATAGACAATTTTCAGGAAGAGCCTCGCGCCGCATCGCTTATCCTGTTCGAATAACAGCAAAGCAGCTGAGCTCTGATTAGTTCCTCTTGTGAGAgcgcagcagagcagaggaggaggaggacccgGCCGGAGCTGAGAGGACGCATAGATCACATCCGGGGCTGGTTTATTCTAATAACGAAACGTCCAACCCGGAAAAAAGTCAGGTCTTCAGTAATCCgatcacacaaacaaacagacggCAGTGTCGGAGTGCGGTGCACGCCGGCTTTGTTCATGTACTCTGATTGTAAAATTgattaaaacttaaaaat from Chaetodon trifascialis isolate fChaTrf1 chromosome 6, fChaTrf1.hap1, whole genome shotgun sequence includes the following:
- the LOC139332631 gene encoding uncharacterized protein isoform X1, giving the protein MKTVLALLLLISLACHSALSCSVCKGHALKCHTCVASNEDDCNRQGSTSCPQYADACSTITGPNTVMKSCTYKSFCDKAHGSTSGAKMECCFGDDCNGPHRSRSHGDHHHSGAGALASSPVLLVTALLLRAAFSQL
- the LOC139332297 gene encoding transforming acidic coiled-coil-containing protein 1-like isoform X7 is translated as MGGSLSHNRKGSVSSPRKKSSISDSEGTFETPEAESPGVVKLLSQLDNSNHTVLPDVTNHFLDKNFNQDVGPVSSQEVDSLNNLTGSSPNDSSFGLDQNLNLTLSSKPSPGPLSQPQALRPPSLSVFSPLNKPDPSEVDDEAPVTSDSSPDSNLISSQDMCVDPDLINGNMNSDTVLSNTKLACETNSTIITNSCKVKQNQPTQKDFSRQDDHHGDHATDEEKLASSVGVKPDKDESTPDCHVTAKPEDSDCCSVYEDPCKQKNKSGGSEMEKTGSQVLDSICISEAEKQAVLTLIREEIITKEVEAHDWKAKFEASRQEVAEMRKIVAEYEKTIAQMIEDEQRNNSSSQKALHAVTMEKEAALADLNSVERSLSDVFRRYENMKSTLEGFKKNEEVLKKCAQEYLARVKQEEQRYQTLKLHAEEKLDKANEEIAQVRVKASSENMALTASLRKEQMKNDSLEQALQQKNQEIEELTKICDELIAKMGKVD
- the LOC139332297 gene encoding transforming acidic coiled-coil-containing protein 1-like isoform X5, which translates into the protein MGGSLSHNRKGSVSSPRKKSSISDSEGTFETPEAESPGVVKLLSQLDNSNHTVLPDVTNHFLDKNFNQDVGPVSSQEVDSLNNLTGSSPNDSSFGLDQNLNLTLSSKPSPGPLSQPQALRPPSLSVFSPLNKPDPSEVDDEAPVTSDSSPDSNLISSQDMCVDPDLINGNMNSDTVLSNTKLACETNSTIITTAEQVHFLCVLLNSCKVKQNQPTQKDFSRQDDHHGDHATDEEKLASSVGVKPDKDESTPDCHVTAKPEDSDCCSVQYEDPCKQKNKSGGSEMEKTGSQVLDSICISEAEKQAVLTLIREEIITKEVEAHDWKAKFEASRQEVAEMRKIVAEYEKTIAQMIEDEQRNNSSSQKALHAVTMEKEAALADLNSVERSLSDVFRRYENMKSTLEGFKKNEEVLKKCAQEYLARVKQEEQRYQTLKLHAEEKLDKANEEIAQVRVKASSENMALTASLRKEQMKNDSLEQALQQKNQEIEELTKICDELIAKMGKVD
- the LOC139332297 gene encoding transforming acidic coiled-coil-containing protein 1-like isoform X6, which translates into the protein MGGSLSHNRKGSVSSPRKKSSISDSEGTFETPEAESPGVVKLLSQLDNSNHTVLPDVTNHFLDKNFNQDVGPVSSQEVDSLNNLTGSSPNDSSFGLDQNLNLTLSSKPSPGPLSQPQALRPPSLSVFSPLNKPDPSEVDDEAPVTSDSSPDSNLISSQDMCVDPDLINGNMNSDTVLSNTKLACETNSTIITNSCKVKQNQPTQKDFSRQDDHHGDHATDEEKLASSVGVKPDKDESTPDCHVTAKPEDSDCCSVQYEDPCKQKNKSGGSEMEKTGSQVLDSICISEAEKQAVLTLIREEIITKEVEAHDWKAKFEASRQEVAEMRKIVAEYEKTIAQMIEDEQRNNSSSQKALHAVTMEKEAALADLNSVERSLSDVFRRYENMKSTLEGFKKNEEVLKKCAQEYLARVKQEEQRYQTLKLHAEEKLDKANEEIAQVRVKASSENMALTASLRKEQMKNDSLEQALQQKNQEIEELTKICDELIAKMGKVD
- the LOC139332297 gene encoding transforming acidic coiled-coil-containing protein 1-like isoform X4, which translates into the protein MSWLSPVQWAKWTWSAVTGGAGDEGQPSSQDDGDRDNSDSEGTFETPEAESPGVVKLLSQLDNSNHTVLPDVTNHFLDKNFNQDVGPVSSQEVDSLNNLTGSSPNDSSFGLDQNLNLTLSSKPSPGPLSQPQALRPPSLSVFSPLNKPDPSEVDDEAPVTSDSSPDSNLISSQDMCVDPDLINGNMNSDTVLSNTKLACETNSTIITNSCKVKQNQPTQKDFSRQDDHHGDHATDEEKLASSVGVKPDKDESTPDCHVTAKPEDSDCCSVYEDPCKQKNKSGGSEMEKTGSQVLDSICISEAEKQAVLTLIREEIITKEVEAHDWKAKFEASRQEVAEMRKIVAEYEKTIAQMIEDEQRNNSSSQKALHAVTMEKEAALADLNSVERSLSDVFRRYENMKSTLEGFKKNEEVLKKCAQEYLARVKQEEQRYQTLKLHAEEKLDKANEEIAQVRVKASSENMALTASLRKEQMKNDSLEQALQQKNQEIEELTKICDELIAKMGKVD
- the LOC139332297 gene encoding transforming acidic coiled-coil-containing protein 1-like isoform X3, with product MSWLSPVQWAKWTWSAVTGGAGDEGQPSSQDDGDRDNSDSEGTFETPEAESPGVVKLLSQLDNSNHTVLPDVTNHFLDKNFNQDVGPVSSQEVDSLNNLTGSSPNDSSFGLDQNLNLTLSSKPSPGPLSQPQALRPPSLSVFSPLNKPDPSEVDDEAPVTSDSSPDSNLISSQDMCVDPDLINGNMNSDTVLSNTKLACETNSTIITNSCKVKQNQPTQKDFSRQDDHHGDHATDEEKLASSVGVKPDKDESTPDCHVTAKPEDSDCCSVQYEDPCKQKNKSGGSEMEKTGSQVLDSICISEAEKQAVLTLIREEIITKEVEAHDWKAKFEASRQEVAEMRKIVAEYEKTIAQMIEDEQRNNSSSQKALHAVTMEKEAALADLNSVERSLSDVFRRYENMKSTLEGFKKNEEVLKKCAQEYLARVKQEEQRYQTLKLHAEEKLDKANEEIAQVRVKASSENMALTASLRKEQMKNDSLEQALQQKNQEIEELTKICDELIAKMGKVD
- the LOC139332631 gene encoding uncharacterized protein isoform X2, giving the protein MKTVLALLLLISLACHSHALKCHTCVASNEDDCNRQGSTSCPQYADACSTITGPNTVMKSCTYKSFCDKAHGSTSGAKMECCFGDDCNGPHRSRSHGDHHHSGAGALASSPVLLVTALLLRAAFSQL